One window of the Natronomonas marina genome contains the following:
- a CDS encoding rhomboid family intramembrane serine protease: MATCDVCGEEVNMPYNCGSCGGTYCSAHRLPENHSCPGLEQWNDPDAVFDSGFDDSVDAGGSSGGLRSKVGLDTGPGGPLAYFRGNFAYLFLGLSVVVFGLQFLVAPLFGAPPGSPAWYDIFTLSTANPEFVWTWFVSIFAHGGITHLLFNAIALYFFGPIVERQVGSRKFAALFLVSGIAAGLGQVGLALFTGEAARVLGASGAIMAIMGVLSMTAPDLKVLLFFVIPMSVRTLTILFAGFSIFMVAANTTGSGLLSGVAHFAHLVGLFIGLWYGNRIKGRVGRGPQQLNLGPGRGGPGGPGGPGRRP, translated from the coding sequence GCGGCGAGGAGGTCAACATGCCGTACAACTGCGGGAGCTGCGGCGGGACCTACTGCAGCGCCCACCGGCTGCCGGAGAACCACAGCTGTCCCGGCCTGGAGCAGTGGAACGACCCCGACGCCGTCTTCGACAGCGGCTTCGACGACTCGGTCGACGCCGGCGGCTCCTCGGGCGGCCTCCGCTCGAAGGTCGGCCTCGACACCGGCCCCGGCGGCCCGCTGGCGTACTTCCGGGGCAACTTCGCGTACCTGTTCCTCGGGCTCTCGGTCGTCGTCTTCGGCCTGCAGTTCCTCGTCGCGCCGCTGTTCGGCGCACCGCCCGGCTCGCCGGCGTGGTACGATATCTTCACCCTCTCGACGGCCAACCCCGAGTTCGTCTGGACGTGGTTCGTCTCCATCTTCGCCCACGGCGGGATCACGCACCTGCTGTTCAACGCCATCGCGCTGTACTTCTTCGGCCCCATCGTCGAGCGACAGGTCGGCTCGAGGAAGTTCGCCGCCCTCTTTCTCGTCAGCGGCATCGCCGCCGGCCTCGGCCAGGTCGGCCTCGCGCTGTTCACCGGCGAGGCCGCCCGCGTCCTCGGTGCCTCCGGCGCCATCATGGCCATCATGGGCGTCCTCTCGATGACAGCGCCGGACCTGAAGGTGCTGCTGTTCTTCGTCATCCCGATGTCGGTGCGGACCCTGACCATCCTCTTTGCGGGCTTCTCCATCTTCATGGTGGCGGCTAACACCACCGGCAGCGGCCTCCTCAGCGGCGTCGCCCACTTCGCGCACCTGGTCGGCCTCTTCATCGGCCTCTGGTACGGCAACCGCATCAAGGGCCGCGTCGGCCGCGGCCCACAGCAGTTGAACCTCGGTCCCGGCCGCGGCGGTCCCGGCGGCCCGGGCGGCCCCGGTCGCCGGCCCTGA
- a CDS encoding endonuclease V, with translation MDLVRERFRPDGSLSREAMETMQHDIAETAVFADDADVTPDDVRSGDALVAGVDQAFLDGERAVSAVVVLRRGEVVARASAVTPLSIPYVPGLLAFREGEPILAALESLDVDPDLLVVDGSGRIHFREAGLATHVGVCFDVPAVGVAKNLLCGTPRAPVDALKEGARVPIEADDSMTAPDGEVVGHAYQSRQYPNSTTVNPLYVSPGHRLSAATAVEFVAATGGEYKLPRPTRLADAYADELKTDL, from the coding sequence ATGGACCTCGTCCGCGAGCGGTTCCGCCCCGACGGCTCCCTGTCCCGCGAGGCGATGGAGACGATGCAGCACGACATCGCCGAGACCGCGGTCTTCGCCGACGACGCCGACGTCACTCCCGACGACGTTCGCTCGGGCGACGCGCTCGTGGCCGGCGTCGACCAGGCCTTCCTCGACGGCGAGCGGGCCGTCTCCGCCGTCGTCGTCCTCCGGCGTGGCGAGGTGGTCGCCCGCGCCAGCGCGGTGACGCCGCTGTCGATTCCGTACGTGCCGGGCCTGCTCGCCTTCCGGGAGGGCGAGCCGATTCTGGCGGCCCTGGAGAGCCTCGACGTCGACCCGGACCTGCTCGTCGTCGACGGCAGCGGTCGAATCCACTTCCGGGAGGCCGGCCTCGCCACCCACGTCGGCGTCTGTTTCGACGTCCCGGCCGTCGGCGTCGCCAAGAACCTCCTCTGTGGGACGCCCCGGGCGCCGGTCGACGCCCTCAAGGAGGGCGCCCGCGTCCCAATCGAGGCCGACGACTCGATGACCGCCCCCGACGGCGAGGTGGTCGGCCACGCCTACCAGAGCCGCCAGTACCCGAACTCGACGACGGTGAACCCGCTGTACGTCTCGCCGGGGCACCGCCTGTCGGCGGCGACGGCCGTCGAGTTCGTCGCGGCGACGGGCGGCGAGTACAAACTGCCGCGGCCGACGCGACTGGCCGACGCCTACGCCGACGAGTTGAAGACGGACCTTTGA
- a CDS encoding energy-coupling factor ABC transporter permease — MAHIHLGEGSFPLWALVLWTLLGVGLIGAVVYRVRKGGIRTHQIALAGIGAAASFAIFQLNIPVWGGIHMNLTGLVGILAGPLLGALIALVVNIFSAALGHGAVGLLGANTLVNASEAIVAYYAFKTLIGMDWDVFPASASAATLGLSAGAFLMGAIIVISGVNGSALPRGDLTIAVAGLVGLNLGVAVIEGILTGFIVQFLASVRPDLVGLTDRNSRDETTGVTA, encoded by the coding sequence ATGGCACACATTCACCTCGGAGAAGGCTCGTTCCCGCTGTGGGCACTGGTACTCTGGACGCTGCTCGGCGTCGGACTGATCGGTGCCGTCGTCTACCGAGTCCGGAAAGGGGGTATCAGGACACACCAGATCGCACTCGCCGGCATCGGTGCGGCCGCGAGCTTCGCGATCTTCCAGCTGAACATCCCCGTGTGGGGTGGTATCCACATGAACCTCACCGGTCTCGTCGGCATCCTCGCCGGGCCGCTGCTCGGAGCGCTCATTGCACTGGTCGTCAATATCTTCTCGGCAGCGCTCGGACATGGTGCGGTCGGCCTGCTGGGCGCAAATACGCTCGTCAACGCGAGCGAAGCTATCGTCGCCTACTACGCGTTCAAGACGCTGATAGGGATGGACTGGGACGTCTTCCCCGCAAGCGCGAGTGCCGCCACGCTCGGTCTCTCGGCGGGGGCCTTCCTGATGGGAGCGATCATCGTCATCAGTGGCGTCAACGGGAGCGCGCTGCCGCGCGGTGACCTGACGATTGCCGTCGCTGGTCTCGTCGGGCTCAACCTCGGCGTCGCCGTCATCGAGGGCATCCTGACGGGCTTCATCGTGCAGTTCCTCGCGTCCGTCCGCCCCGACCTCGTCGGTCTCACCGACCGTAACAGCCGCGACGAAACGACCGGGGTGACCGCCTGA
- a CDS encoding cobalamin transport operon protein gives MQRWKQYGGLAALFAAFLAAGYGGFTATGGALPWAKRSAKALQRGVQEGGGSLVDFGRGIVVAGPIRKSGLMLEFLGLVVLLAAIGIGLYVYVDRYGGFEDGERPAQ, from the coding sequence ATGCAGCGCTGGAAGCAGTATGGTGGCCTGGCCGCCCTCTTCGCTGCCTTTCTCGCCGCTGGGTACGGGGGCTTCACCGCAACCGGCGGCGCACTGCCGTGGGCCAAACGCTCCGCGAAAGCGCTCCAGCGCGGTGTGCAGGAGGGAGGCGGTTCGCTCGTCGACTTCGGCCGGGGCATCGTGGTGGCCGGACCCATCCGCAAGAGCGGGCTGATGCTCGAATTTCTCGGCCTCGTCGTCCTGCTGGCCGCTATCGGTATCGGGCTGTACGTCTACGTCGACCGCTACGGCGGCTTCGAGGACGGAGAGCGCCCGGCACAGTAA
- a CDS encoding energy-coupling factor transporter transmembrane component T family protein, whose amino-acid sequence MTTLSNHVPDPRLITSFAEQRDGPLHRVNPWTKVGVVGALVLSVTVFDRLALLAGLYGAVLAVYGLAGLPFRRLAGWYTLPMLFIVSVAVPLAFLEPGTPMGGALSTPLGEISVTRAGLVLFGELTCRSLTVVTFTLTASMTTKYTDVAYMLGRLLPRPIDQIALLTYRFTFVMIETLEDLVKAALSRGANFSEFWSNKRLYARILGMTMLSAIEQSERLVKSMEARGYTGDITLYGDVSRPPIHELFIVVGSYVAVVGYAAVAVYGVGL is encoded by the coding sequence GTGACGACGCTCTCGAACCACGTTCCCGACCCGCGGCTCATCACGTCGTTCGCCGAGCAGCGGGACGGGCCGCTGCACCGCGTCAATCCCTGGACGAAGGTCGGCGTCGTCGGCGCACTCGTCCTCTCCGTCACGGTGTTCGACCGCCTCGCGCTCCTGGCCGGACTGTACGGAGCCGTGCTGGCGGTCTACGGACTCGCGGGGCTGCCCTTCCGACGGTTGGCCGGCTGGTACACGCTCCCGATGCTGTTCATCGTCTCGGTCGCCGTGCCGCTGGCGTTTCTCGAACCGGGGACGCCGATGGGCGGCGCGCTCTCGACGCCACTCGGCGAGATTTCGGTCACGCGGGCCGGTCTCGTGCTCTTCGGGGAACTCACCTGTCGGTCACTCACGGTGGTCACGTTCACCTTGACGGCGTCGATGACAACCAAATACACCGACGTTGCGTACATGCTCGGACGACTACTCCCGCGGCCCATCGACCAGATAGCGTTGCTCACCTACCGGTTCACGTTCGTCATGATCGAGACGCTCGAGGACCTGGTGAAAGCCGCACTCTCCCGGGGTGCGAACTTCTCGGAGTTCTGGTCGAACAAACGGCTGTACGCGAGAATCCTCGGGATGACGATGCTGTCGGCAATCGAGCAGTCCGAACGACTCGTCAAGTCGATGGAAGCCCGTGGCTACACTGGCGACATCACGCTGTACGGCGACGTCTCGCGGCCACCGATCCACGAACTATTCATCGTGGTGGGTTCGTACGTTGCTGTCGTCGGCTACGCAGCGGTCGCGGTCTACGGGGTGGGGCTGTGA
- a CDS encoding energy-coupling factor ABC transporter ATP-binding protein, whose protein sequence is MHDVDLSVYPDEVVALVGGNGAGKSTLLEHLNATLVPDDGELVVDGTPITEDNEAHARTEVGFVFQDADTQLVAPTVLDDVMFGLQNYGVSGDEARTRAREALATVDASHLDDRIPHYLSGGEKRLVGLAGVLVLDPSVIVLDEPLAGLDPERSQLVTERIEEIHEDGISVVLSTHDLEFAAEIADRVCVMADGNVVGSGTPREVFYDDALLADANLHPPSAVRVARDAGVGATARPVTEADLVSLLTEADDLETEQTLSRGS, encoded by the coding sequence ATGCACGACGTCGACCTCTCGGTGTACCCCGACGAGGTCGTCGCACTCGTCGGTGGCAACGGTGCCGGGAAGTCGACGCTCCTCGAACATCTGAACGCGACGCTCGTCCCCGACGACGGCGAACTCGTCGTCGACGGCACGCCGATCACCGAAGACAACGAGGCCCACGCACGGACCGAAGTCGGGTTCGTCTTCCAGGACGCCGATACGCAACTCGTCGCGCCCACGGTCCTCGATGACGTGATGTTCGGTCTCCAGAACTACGGCGTGTCCGGTGACGAAGCGAGAACGCGCGCTCGTGAGGCGCTCGCAACTGTCGACGCGAGCCACCTCGACGACCGAATCCCCCACTATCTGAGCGGTGGCGAGAAACGCCTCGTCGGCCTCGCTGGCGTGCTGGTGCTCGACCCGAGTGTGATCGTGCTGGACGAACCGCTCGCGGGACTCGACCCCGAGCGATCCCAACTGGTCACCGAGCGAATCGAGGAGATTCACGAGGACGGTATCAGCGTCGTCCTCTCGACGCACGACCTCGAATTTGCCGCCGAAATCGCGGACCGTGTCTGCGTGATGGCCGACGGCAACGTCGTCGGGAGTGGGACGCCCCGAGAGGTGTTCTACGACGACGCGCTGTTGGCGGACGCGAACCTTCACCCTCCCAGTGCGGTTCGTGTGGCCCGCGATGCAGGGGTGGGGGCGACCGCACGGCCGGTGACGGAAGCGGACCTAGTGTCGCTCCTCACGGAGGCCGACGATCTGGAAACCGAACAGACCCTCTCTCGGGGTAGTTGA
- a CDS encoding HAD family hydrolase: protein MPSYDAVLFDNDGVLVEPPAAETQRAAIREAFRSVGVADPADRHVDDLTSGVTVDVLEEIGAAYGVDPERLWLARERHDDRSQREAFRAGNRECYDDVEAVLDGALPSGVVSNNHHTTIEFLLDHFGWDGTFDTYYGREMSVESLERKKPNTHYVDRALSDLDAASALYVGDSATDVVAADRAGLDSAFVRRPHTREVDLPVDATHEVESLHDVAALLDG, encoded by the coding sequence GTGCCCTCCTACGACGCGGTACTGTTCGACAACGACGGCGTGCTCGTCGAACCGCCGGCGGCGGAGACCCAGCGGGCGGCCATCCGCGAGGCCTTCCGGTCGGTCGGCGTCGCCGACCCCGCCGACCGCCACGTCGACGACCTCACGTCGGGCGTGACCGTCGACGTCCTCGAAGAGATCGGCGCCGCCTACGGGGTCGACCCCGAACGACTGTGGCTGGCGCGCGAACGCCACGACGACCGGTCCCAGCGCGAGGCGTTCAGGGCGGGCAACCGCGAGTGCTACGACGACGTCGAGGCCGTCCTCGACGGCGCGCTCCCCAGCGGCGTCGTGAGCAACAACCACCACACGACAATCGAGTTCCTCCTCGATCACTTCGGGTGGGACGGGACCTTCGACACCTACTACGGCCGCGAGATGTCCGTCGAGAGCCTCGAACGCAAGAAACCGAACACCCACTACGTCGACCGGGCGCTCTCGGACCTCGACGCGGCCTCGGCGCTGTACGTCGGCGACAGCGCGACCGACGTCGTCGCCGCCGACCGCGCCGGACTGGACTCGGCGTTCGTCCGCCGGCCCCACACCCGCGAGGTCGACCTCCCGGTCGACGCGACCCACGAGGTCGAGTCGCTGCACGACGTGGCGGCGCTGCTCGACGGCTGA
- a CDS encoding RNA-guided endonuclease InsQ/TnpB family protein, translating to MANRVVTRTLKASIHNHSQVSDDLDSHGFAASKLWNVGRWTIQRVWDAIGHIPDTDDLCSYLKTHERYADLHSQSSQRVLQELGEAFVSWYEQDDPDANPPGYRKHGDDHPRSTVTWKNQGFKLDTQYNRVRLSKGTNHKKSRYAADYILCEYTLQTAEQTLDAVENVQTVRAVWTGEQWDLHFVCKMRVETADATGENTAGVDLGICNTAAVSVGDETLLYPGNALKEDAHYFRHEEYGTEGENGPSNHAAWARRKKARRQNHFLHALSKDIVQQCADRGVETIAVGHPKNIRDDEDWGRHGNKRLHDWAFETLLSHIEYKAEERGIDVERVDEAGVKTSKTCCECGTEATSNRVERGLYVCENCELVANSDLNAAENMRATVTPNPSQDRSNGCLAQPAVRLFDKSTGRVRPQEQVACKP from the coding sequence ATGGCGAATCGGGTCGTCACTCGGACACTCAAAGCGAGTATCCACAACCACTCGCAAGTCAGTGATGACCTCGATTCGCATGGCTTTGCCGCCAGTAAACTGTGGAACGTCGGCCGGTGGACAATCCAGCGCGTCTGGGACGCTATCGGCCACATTCCAGACACCGACGACCTCTGTTCGTACCTCAAAACACACGAACGGTATGCAGACTTGCACAGCCAATCTAGTCAGCGAGTTCTTCAGGAACTCGGTGAGGCGTTCGTCTCGTGGTACGAACAGGACGACCCGGACGCGAACCCGCCCGGCTACCGCAAACACGGCGACGACCACCCACGCTCGACGGTGACGTGGAAAAATCAGGGCTTCAAACTCGACACCCAGTACAACCGTGTCCGGCTCTCGAAAGGAACGAACCACAAAAAGTCGCGGTACGCCGCTGACTACATCCTCTGTGAATACACGCTCCAGACAGCCGAGCAGACACTCGACGCTGTTGAAAACGTCCAGACGGTGCGGGCTGTCTGGACTGGCGAGCAGTGGGACCTCCACTTCGTCTGCAAGATGCGAGTTGAGACAGCCGATGCTACCGGTGAGAACACGGCAGGAGTTGACCTCGGTATCTGCAATACGGCAGCTGTCTCTGTCGGTGACGAGACACTGCTGTATCCGGGTAACGCCCTGAAAGAGGACGCCCACTACTTCCGCCACGAAGAATACGGCACGGAAGGTGAAAACGGGCCGAGCAACCACGCAGCGTGGGCGCGGCGGAAGAAAGCACGCCGACAAAACCACTTCCTGCACGCCCTCTCCAAAGACATCGTGCAGCAGTGTGCCGACCGTGGCGTAGAGACAATCGCTGTCGGCCATCCGAAGAACATCCGTGACGATGAAGACTGGGGGCGGCACGGGAACAAACGCCTGCACGACTGGGCGTTCGAGACGCTCCTCAGTCACATTGAGTACAAGGCGGAAGAACGTGGCATCGACGTGGAGCGTGTTGACGAAGCAGGGGTGAAAACGTCGAAAACGTGCTGTGAGTGCGGCACTGAAGCCACCTCGAATCGTGTTGAGCGTGGGTTGTACGTCTGCGAGAACTGCGAACTGGTCGCCAATAGCGATTTGAACGCGGCGGAGAACATGCGAGCGACGGTAACTCCGAATCCTTCACAGGATAGGAGTAACGGCTGTTTGGCTCAGCCAGCAGTGCGCTTGTTCGACAAATCCACGGGCAGAGTACGCCCACAAGAACAAGTCGCCTGCAAACCTTAA